The proteins below come from a single Deinococcus budaensis genomic window:
- a CDS encoding replication initiator protein A, with translation MTTKATSRSARPASRLRTPTLTDRLERIDELNLGRLGLICVQERIPDDYTRWEVAFEVDGQPAQLSCVAPSEFGGVPHGLDGDILNGILAIFLEQGAPESGEVLTTPHQILQRAGLDTGGRYYQVLRASLHRLNSAKFVTQNAWRAHGQRRWTTQTFSLVEGLAYDSDDQTLGKGSVIHIRLPKPLVMSVRSKFIKPLDPILLEQLERPLARSVYRLLDAKRYDPTDPQVITMELHMSLISWGQECKLKDLVPSRIKRTLEKAHDDLKACGYLLAVEYQGLGSGQEIVYRFGDGSNFGMDLAARITQYGVGHYVAQGIVQTVPREDLLHRLAKAEFLLRRDRERIQNRAGFVVTVLKDDGVRYPDPEGFVSPTAVSDPPPPPRPRVEEDVEVVRRVREEELRAQPRAAQADAILARLRLLCGVHVVKMGTPRMSAIHQAITEGVLDAVVVEREMMTAVFEGRTEAFLKALVREASDRRRQGQGALLEG, from the coding sequence GTGACCACGAAGGCGACCAGCCGTTCTGCACGACCCGCGTCGAGGTTGCGTACCCCGACCCTGACCGACCGTCTGGAACGGATCGACGAGCTGAACCTTGGTCGCCTGGGACTCATCTGCGTGCAGGAGCGTATTCCTGACGATTACACCCGCTGGGAAGTGGCCTTTGAGGTCGATGGGCAGCCCGCGCAGCTGTCGTGCGTCGCGCCCAGCGAGTTCGGCGGGGTGCCGCACGGCCTGGATGGAGACATCCTCAACGGCATCCTGGCGATCTTCCTCGAACAGGGGGCGCCCGAAAGTGGCGAGGTCCTGACGACCCCCCACCAGATTCTCCAGCGGGCCGGACTGGACACGGGCGGCCGCTACTATCAGGTGCTGCGCGCCAGCCTGCACCGCCTCAACAGCGCCAAGTTCGTCACCCAGAACGCCTGGCGGGCGCACGGACAGCGGCGCTGGACGACCCAGACTTTTTCACTCGTCGAGGGTCTGGCCTACGACAGTGACGACCAGACGTTGGGCAAGGGCAGCGTCATCCATATCCGACTGCCCAAGCCGCTCGTGATGAGCGTGCGTTCGAAGTTCATCAAGCCGCTCGATCCGATCCTGCTCGAACAACTCGAACGGCCCCTGGCGCGCAGCGTCTACCGCCTGCTGGACGCCAAGCGCTACGACCCGACCGACCCGCAGGTCATCACCATGGAACTGCACATGTCCCTGATCTCCTGGGGCCAGGAGTGCAAGCTCAAGGACCTGGTGCCCAGCCGCATCAAACGCACGCTGGAAAAGGCCCACGACGACCTCAAGGCCTGCGGCTACCTGCTGGCCGTCGAGTACCAGGGCCTGGGCAGCGGGCAGGAGATCGTGTACCGCTTCGGCGACGGGTCGAATTTTGGAATGGACCTCGCGGCGCGCATCACGCAGTACGGCGTCGGGCACTACGTCGCGCAGGGCATCGTGCAGACGGTGCCCCGCGAGGACCTGCTCCACCGCCTCGCGAAGGCGGAGTTCCTGCTGCGGCGGGACCGCGAGCGCATCCAGAACCGGGCGGGATTCGTCGTGACGGTTCTCAAGGACGACGGCGTCCGCTACCCCGACCCCGAGGGCTTCGTTTCGCCCACCGCCGTGTCCGATCCGCCGCCCCCGCCGCGCCCCCGGGTGGAGGAGGATGTGGAGGTCGTGCGCCGCGTCCGCGAGGAGGAGTTGCGCGCCCAGCCGCGTGCAGCGCAGGCCGACGCGATTCTGGCGCGGCTGCGGCTGCTGTGCGGGGTCCACGTCGTCAAGATGGGGACCCCGCGCATGAGCGCCATCCATCAGGCCATCACCGAGGGCGTGCTGGACGCCGTGGTGGTAGAACGCGAGATGATGACCGCCGTGTTCGAGGGCCGCACCGAGGCATTTCTCAAGGCGCTGGTCCGCGAAGCCTCGGACCGCAGGCGCCAGGGCCAGGGCGCCCTGCTGGAAGGCTAA
- a CDS encoding carbohydrate kinase codes for MPLTERERDLLALIRAAPLSTPEELARRLGTSRAAVNVHVSSLTRKGALLGRGYVVAPENPARVVVVGGANMDVKARLLGPAVPGTSNPGTASQAPGGVARNVAENLARLGVPAHLIAAVGGDAPGDLLLRETAAAGVDVRSVLRLSGPTGSYTAVLDESGELLIAVAAMDATDALTPAALNDRLGVLRGSAWAVADGNLSAETLTHLLSLCTQVDVPLVFEPVSVPKGARLLPALRGGLAPHTVTPNVAELAALVGRDVPDTPGDLRGAVDELHGLGVQAVWVRRGERGSLLSTGGHVTELPALPAQVCDVTGAGDAMLAAYLAALLAGETPAEAARHGHAAAALTVESLHAVSPTLTPAALRARLQRAQP; via the coding sequence ATGCCCCTGACTGAGCGCGAGCGTGACCTGCTGGCTCTGATCCGCGCGGCTCCCCTGAGCACGCCCGAGGAGCTGGCGCGCCGCCTGGGCACGTCCCGTGCGGCAGTCAACGTTCATGTGAGCAGCCTCACGCGCAAGGGGGCGCTGCTGGGACGCGGCTACGTGGTCGCGCCGGAGAACCCGGCCCGGGTCGTCGTGGTGGGCGGCGCGAACATGGACGTGAAGGCCCGGCTGCTCGGTCCCGCCGTGCCGGGCACCAGCAACCCCGGCACAGCCTCCCAGGCCCCGGGGGGCGTGGCCCGCAATGTCGCGGAGAATCTGGCGCGGCTGGGCGTTCCGGCGCACCTGATCGCGGCGGTCGGCGGAGACGCCCCCGGCGACCTGCTGCTGCGCGAGACGGCGGCGGCGGGCGTGGACGTGCGGAGCGTGCTGCGCCTGAGCGGGCCGACCGGCAGCTACACGGCGGTTCTCGACGAGTCGGGGGAGCTGCTGATCGCGGTGGCGGCGATGGACGCCACCGACGCGCTGACGCCCGCCGCGCTCAACGACCGCCTGGGGGTGCTGCGGGGGTCGGCCTGGGCTGTGGCCGACGGCAACCTGAGCGCCGAGACGCTCACGCACCTGCTCTCGCTGTGCACGCAGGTGGACGTGCCGCTCGTCTTCGAGCCGGTCAGCGTCCCCAAGGGCGCGCGGCTGCTTCCGGCGCTGCGCGGGGGCCTCGCCCCGCACACCGTCACCCCGAACGTGGCCGAACTCGCTGCCCTGGTCGGCCGGGACGTGCCCGACACGCCCGGGGACCTGCGCGGAGCGGTGGACGAGCTGCATGGGCTGGGCGTGCAGGCCGTCTGGGTGCGTCGGGGCGAGCGGGGCAGCCTGCTCTCCACGGGCGGCCACGTGACCGAGCTGCCTGCCCTGCCCGCCCAGGTCTGCGACGTGACGGGCGCGGGCGACGCGATGCTCGCCGCCTACCTCGCCGCCCTGCTGGCCGGGGAGACGCCCGCCGAGGCCGCCCGCCACGGGCACGCCGCCGCCGCCCTGACCGTCGAGAGCCTGCACGCCGTCTCCCCTACCCTCACGCCCGCCGCGCTGCGTGCCCGCCTGCAACGCGCCCAACCCTGA
- a CDS encoding pseudouridine-5'-phosphate glycosidase: MSTPHTLHPAAAQVMDLHSEVAAALAAGRPVVALESTIISHGMPYPQNVEMARDVEAVVREHGATPATIAVLGGRLKVGLTPAELELLATDPGVQKISTRDLPVTVALGGHGATTVASTMRIAALAGIRVFATGGTGGVHRGAGESMDISADLTELARTDVCVVSAGVKSILDIGLTLEVLETQGVPAITLGSEEFPAFYSRRSGFASPLTVQTEAEAARVLHAKWSLGLSGGVLLANPVPEEAEIPAAEITPHIERALADMAALGLTGKATTPYLLGRIVEITGGRSLTTNIALVRHNAAVAARLAAEYAALAAQMPQY; encoded by the coding sequence ATGTCTACCCCCCACACCCTCCACCCCGCCGCCGCCCAGGTCATGGACCTTCATTCCGAGGTCGCCGCCGCGCTCGCGGCAGGCCGCCCGGTCGTCGCCCTGGAAAGCACCATCATCAGCCACGGCATGCCGTACCCGCAGAACGTCGAGATGGCGCGCGACGTGGAGGCGGTCGTGCGGGAGCACGGGGCGACCCCCGCCACCATCGCCGTGCTGGGCGGGCGCCTGAAAGTCGGCCTGACCCCGGCAGAACTCGAACTACTTGCCACCGACCCCGGCGTGCAGAAGATCAGCACCCGCGACCTGCCCGTCACGGTCGCGCTGGGCGGGCACGGGGCCACCACGGTCGCCTCGACCATGCGGATCGCGGCGCTGGCGGGCATCCGGGTCTTTGCCACGGGGGGCACAGGCGGCGTCCACCGGGGAGCCGGGGAGAGCATGGACATCAGCGCCGACCTCACCGAGCTTGCCCGCACCGACGTGTGCGTGGTCAGCGCCGGGGTCAAGAGCATCCTCGACATCGGCCTGACGCTGGAGGTGCTGGAAACGCAGGGCGTGCCGGCCATCACGCTGGGAAGCGAGGAGTTCCCGGCCTTTTACTCGCGCCGCAGCGGCTTCGCCTCGCCGCTGACCGTGCAGACGGAAGCCGAGGCCGCCCGGGTGCTGCACGCCAAATGGAGCCTGGGCCTCTCCGGGGGGGTGCTGCTCGCCAACCCGGTGCCTGAAGAGGCCGAGATTCCCGCCGCCGAGATCACCCCGCACATCGAGCGGGCGCTGGCCGACATGGCCGCCCTGGGTTTGACCGGCAAGGCGACGACCCCCTACCTGCTGGGGCGCATCGTGGAGATCACCGGGGGGCGCAGCCTGACCACCAACATCGCCCTGGTGCGCCACAACGCGGCGGTCGCGGCGCGACTCGCGGCCGAATACGCGGCCCTCGCGGCGCAGATGCCCCAGTACTGA
- a CDS encoding ParA family protein has protein sequence MRAITFFNHAGGAAKTSTALNVGYTLSVLGHRVLLIDADPQANLTRWLGLEVPDGPDAKGETLYAAVLGAPEALALPRPVAAHGMDVIRSCLDLAEVEPLLPGQLMGQLRLRTAVRQVQDQYDFVLIDPPPSLGQLSTLAVLAADDLVVPVPAGNKGLEGLGGVTRMVATFQQVAVPSLRIALMVPTRVGHTNLSRDSVEALRAAHIAPVSRPLTERPSVYPNSQLQGLPVALYDPRNPAVAEIEAVTGEMLASLGEVPRAEAQR, from the coding sequence ATGCGGGCCATCACGTTTTTCAACCACGCGGGCGGTGCGGCCAAGACCAGCACGGCGCTCAACGTCGGCTACACCCTGAGCGTGCTCGGCCACCGTGTGCTGCTGATCGACGCCGATCCGCAGGCGAACCTGACGCGGTGGCTGGGCCTGGAGGTCCCCGACGGGCCGGACGCCAAGGGGGAGACGCTCTACGCGGCGGTCCTGGGTGCTCCGGAGGCGCTGGCGCTGCCGCGACCTGTCGCGGCCCACGGCATGGACGTGATCCGCTCCTGCCTCGACCTGGCCGAGGTCGAACCTCTGCTGCCCGGCCAGCTGATGGGCCAGCTGCGGTTGCGCACCGCCGTGCGGCAGGTGCAGGACCAGTACGACTTCGTCTTGATCGACCCGCCGCCCAGTCTGGGACAACTGTCCACGCTCGCGGTGCTGGCGGCCGACGACCTGGTCGTACCCGTGCCGGCCGGAAACAAGGGGCTGGAAGGCCTGGGCGGCGTGACCCGCATGGTCGCGACCTTTCAGCAGGTGGCGGTGCCCTCGCTGCGGATCGCGCTGATGGTGCCGACGCGGGTCGGCCACACCAACCTCAGCCGCGACAGCGTCGAGGCGCTGCGGGCGGCCCACATCGCGCCGGTCAGCCGTCCCCTGACCGAGCGGCCCAGCGTCTATCCGAATTCGCAGCTTCAGGGCCTCCCGGTGGCGCTGTACGACCCGCGCAATCCCGCCGTGGCCGAGATCGAGGCCGTGACCGGCGAGATGCTCGCCAGCCTGGGGGAGGTGCCGCGTGCCGAAGCGCAGCGCTGA
- a CDS encoding ParB/RepB/Spo0J family partition protein: MPKRSADARRGALGALVANLTPVANPGETFQEVPLDQLRPSPLQARRSFDPAALQDLAASLRAQGVLQPLLVRPLAQGYEIVAGERRWRAAQLAGLSSVPVVARDLSDEEAHDAGAIENLQREDLNVIDEVDLVVGLVARTLGLTPGEVPARLHAVVNRPQEDPAAREQLEELFARLGRGTWTSFVKNKLRVLRWPQPVLQAMRERGLGYSVAGVVAAAPAEHQGALLHLALSGASKAELRERLLSFRKDKPLDPTANVVRALQNKRRLAALSEQERRRVDRLVRELERLLGEGATPGSGRARGARD; the protein is encoded by the coding sequence GTGCCGAAGCGCAGCGCTGACGCCCGGCGCGGCGCCCTGGGTGCGCTGGTCGCGAACCTCACCCCGGTGGCGAACCCGGGCGAGACGTTTCAAGAGGTGCCCCTCGACCAGCTGAGGCCCAGCCCCCTGCAAGCCCGGCGGTCGTTTGACCCGGCGGCGCTGCAAGACCTCGCGGCCAGTCTGCGCGCCCAGGGGGTGCTCCAGCCCCTGCTGGTCCGTCCCCTGGCCCAGGGGTACGAGATCGTGGCGGGCGAGCGGCGCTGGCGCGCGGCGCAACTGGCGGGCCTCTCCAGCGTTCCGGTGGTCGCGCGCGACCTCAGCGACGAGGAGGCGCACGACGCGGGCGCCATCGAGAACCTTCAGCGCGAGGACCTCAACGTCATCGACGAGGTGGACCTGGTGGTGGGGCTGGTGGCGCGCACGCTGGGCCTGACGCCCGGGGAAGTGCCCGCCCGCCTGCACGCCGTGGTCAACCGGCCGCAGGAGGACCCGGCGGCGCGTGAGCAGCTTGAAGAGTTGTTCGCCCGCCTGGGGCGCGGAACATGGACCTCCTTCGTGAAGAACAAGCTGCGGGTGTTGCGCTGGCCGCAGCCGGTCTTGCAGGCGATGCGCGAGCGCGGCCTGGGGTACAGCGTAGCGGGCGTCGTCGCGGCGGCCCCCGCCGAGCACCAGGGGGCGCTGCTGCACCTCGCCCTGAGCGGCGCGAGCAAGGCCGAGCTGCGCGAGCGACTTTTATCTTTCCGGAAAGATAAACCGCTGGACCCCACCGCCAACGTCGTGCGGGCGCTGCAAAACAAGCGCCGCCTGGCCGCGCTGAGCGAGCAGGAGCGGCGGCGGGTAGACCGGCTGGTCAGGGAACTGGAGCGCCTGCTGGGCGAAGGGGCGACGCCCGGAAGCGGCCGTGCGAGGGGCGCGCGGGACTAG
- a CDS encoding BTAD domain-containing putative transcriptional regulator: MRGTLRRHADPDHPVLACLAAGDFEQGLRRHAALAHPTPTDDLWAGQCLVLLQRRLEGLTLLLRARARGEEDAGALAAVAYRFGGEVERAAELLAGLHPARLSAFGRAVADRELGLGRLHAGRPREALGPLRRAWETAVTDAVAGRFLGSFSAALGLALAELGQDAAAAEHVGQALAAASPPQRAALLWVRMLSAVQSGQFAQAQRDLDDLAALPATPDAAPLLHYGRGVLAHTRGLGSEAAEHYCASAAAAREAGQPETEFYARLRLSALATARGDLGAARQQLARAGALASGERMAASLALRRGAWQVRGHDPQARATLERARRGFETLQLERELGLTHLQLAEAAVRGGDPDAAGAHLARAADLRHALGSGTVLAAELRELPAAYGYLRGAGHPSASPYLGVLWSDVQALEVHLPAELTLSTLGRAGLTLEGQRVRLNVGLPRTALLLAFLLDHGEASLETLQTQVFGDHAPRQARDYLHVARNALGKRLPQLQVPFDRARRVYSLRPCGVRLCWDVQELRQALGLGGETGLRRALGLYAGPFLPESESSWAAQLREELEWSLLRSGLETLETLRGRGEYAACVGLAQRLLEIQPLDVGISTLLVQVFHALRGHAAARQELARVSQVFQRELGEVPEPLLALQRGTWATAH, encoded by the coding sequence ATGCGCGGAACGCTTAGAAGGCACGCCGATCCAGACCACCCGGTCCTGGCCTGCCTGGCCGCCGGGGACTTCGAGCAGGGGCTGCGCCGCCACGCCGCGCTGGCCCACCCCACCCCCACGGACGACCTGTGGGCCGGGCAGTGTCTGGTGCTGCTTCAGCGGCGGCTGGAGGGACTGACGCTGCTGCTGCGGGCCAGGGCACGCGGCGAGGAGGACGCCGGGGCGCTGGCGGCAGTCGCCTACCGCTTTGGCGGGGAAGTCGAGCGGGCCGCCGAACTGCTGGCAGGCTTGCACCCCGCGCGGCTCTCCGCGTTCGGGCGGGCGGTGGCCGACCGCGAGCTGGGGCTGGGGCGGCTGCACGCCGGGCGCCCGCGCGAGGCCCTGGGGCCGCTGCGACGGGCCTGGGAGACGGCCGTCACCGACGCCGTGGCCGGGCGCTTTCTGGGTAGCTTCAGCGCGGCGCTGGGGCTGGCGCTGGCCGAGCTGGGGCAGGACGCGGCGGCGGCCGAGCACGTGGGCCAGGCCCTGGCGGCGGCCAGCCCCCCCCAGCGGGCCGCGCTGCTGTGGGTGCGGATGCTCAGCGCCGTGCAGAGTGGACAGTTCGCGCAGGCCCAGCGCGACCTGGACGACCTCGCCGCGCTGCCCGCCACCCCCGACGCGGCTCCGCTGCTGCACTACGGCCGGGGCGTGCTGGCCCACACCCGTGGCCTGGGCAGCGAGGCCGCCGAGCACTACTGCGCGAGCGCCGCCGCCGCCCGCGAGGCCGGGCAGCCCGAGACCGAGTTCTACGCCCGGCTGCGCCTGAGTGCCCTGGCCACCGCGCGGGGCGATCTGGGCGCGGCCCGCCAGCAGCTGGCGCGGGCCGGGGCGCTGGCGAGCGGCGAGCGCATGGCGGCCTCCCTGGCCCTGCGGCGCGGGGCCTGGCAGGTTCGCGGCCACGATCCGCAGGCGCGGGCGACCCTGGAGCGGGCGCGGCGCGGCTTCGAGACCCTGCAACTGGAGCGCGAGCTGGGCCTGACCCACCTCCAGCTTGCCGAGGCGGCGGTGCGCGGCGGTGACCCCGACGCGGCGGGAGCGCACCTCGCCCGCGCGGCGGACCTGCGCCACGCGCTGGGCAGCGGCACGGTGCTGGCGGCCGAGCTGCGCGAACTGCCCGCCGCCTACGGGTACCTGCGCGGGGCGGGCCACCCGTCGGCCTCGCCGTATCTGGGCGTGCTGTGGAGCGACGTGCAGGCGCTGGAAGTCCACCTGCCCGCCGAGCTGACGCTGAGCACCCTGGGCCGCGCGGGCCTGACCCTGGAGGGCCAGCGGGTGCGGCTGAACGTGGGGTTGCCGCGCACCGCCCTGCTGCTGGCTTTCTTGCTCGACCACGGCGAGGCCAGCCTGGAAACCCTGCAAACGCAGGTGTTCGGGGACCACGCGCCCCGGCAGGCCCGCGACTACCTGCACGTGGCGCGCAACGCGCTGGGCAAGCGGCTGCCGCAGCTTCAGGTGCCCTTCGACCGCGCCCGGCGGGTCTACAGCCTGCGGCCCTGCGGCGTCCGGCTGTGCTGGGACGTGCAGGAACTGCGTCAGGCCCTGGGGCTGGGCGGCGAGACCGGCCTGCGCCGGGCACTGGGCCTTTACGCCGGACCCTTTCTGCCGGAGTCGGAGTCGAGCTGGGCAGCGCAGCTGCGCGAGGAGCTGGAATGGTCGCTGCTGCGCTCGGGCCTGGAGACCCTCGAAACCCTGCGCGGCCGGGGCGAGTACGCCGCGTGTGTGGGACTGGCCCAGCGCCTGCTGGAGATCCAACCGCTCGACGTGGGCATCAGCACCCTGCTGGTGCAGGTTTTCCACGCCCTGCGCGGCCACGCGGCTGCCCGGCAGGAGCTGGCACGGGTCTCGCAGGTCTTTCAGCGTGAGCTCGGCGAGGTTCCCGAACCCCTGCTGGCCCTCCAGCGCGGCACCTGGGCCACGGCCCACTGA
- a CDS encoding AfsR/SARP family transcriptional regulator — translation MPMLEVWLFGVFQARLHAANAAPRPLALDSQRARELLGFLLLHPGEPQAREVLASALWGGQTTAQSLKGLRQALWQLQLALPPELRGGEGLLHLHPDSVELRPGAGREAGLRCDALTFQEVAGSLRGRAGHSLTPAEARALREAAALYRGDLLEGWMADWCLAQRERLHTLYLAALEKLTDHCEVCREWESGLAYAARILAYDRASEDTHRQVMRLHYLSGHRTAALRQFGVCEQALREELGVRPSRATLALWECIREDRPLEDPSLPADGAAAAAVRPPPPQPGPDLLQELRSVLLEVRALLAEGR, via the coding sequence ATGCCCATGCTCGAGGTCTGGTTGTTCGGCGTCTTCCAGGCGCGCCTGCACGCCGCGAACGCGGCGCCCCGGCCGCTGGCGCTGGACAGCCAGCGGGCCAGGGAGCTGCTGGGCTTCTTGCTGCTGCACCCCGGCGAGCCGCAGGCGCGGGAGGTGCTGGCGAGCGCGCTGTGGGGCGGGCAGACCACCGCGCAGTCGCTCAAGGGCCTGCGGCAGGCGCTGTGGCAGCTTCAGCTGGCCCTGCCGCCCGAGTTGCGCGGTGGGGAAGGGTTGCTGCACCTGCACCCCGACTCGGTCGAGCTGCGGCCCGGCGCCGGGCGGGAGGCCGGGCTGCGCTGCGACGCCCTGACCTTTCAAGAGGTGGCCGGGTCCCTGCGCGGGCGGGCGGGGCACAGCCTGACCCCCGCCGAGGCCCGCGCGCTGCGGGAGGCGGCGGCGCTCTACCGCGGCGACCTGCTGGAAGGCTGGATGGCCGACTGGTGCCTGGCGCAGCGCGAGCGGCTGCACACCCTGTATCTGGCGGCGCTCGAGAAACTCACCGACCACTGCGAGGTCTGCCGCGAGTGGGAAAGCGGCCTGGCCTACGCCGCGCGCATCCTGGCCTACGACCGGGCCAGCGAGGACACCCACCGCCAGGTGATGCGCCTGCATTACCTCTCGGGCCACCGCACCGCCGCCCTGCGCCAGTTCGGGGTGTGCGAGCAGGCCCTGCGCGAGGAACTGGGCGTCCGGCCCTCGCGCGCGACCCTCGCGCTGTGGGAGTGCATCCGTGAGGACCGCCCGCTGGAGGACCCCAGCCTTCCGGCCGACGGGGCGGCGGCGGCGGCGGTGCGGCCGCCACCCCCCCAGCCCGGCCCCGACCTTCTTCAGGAGCTGCGGAGCGTGCTGCTGGAGGTGCGTGCCCTGCTCGCCGAGGGCCGCTGA